The window ACCACCCACCCCGGGCACCTGGCCCGGCGGTTGCAGCAGGCGCACTACCTGCTGTGGAACACGATGGTCTCGGAGGAGATCACCTCACCGCAGTTCGCCGTGCTGAACGCGCTCGTCGCCGAGCCCGGTCTTGACCAGCGGACGGTGGGGGAGCGGGTGGGGCTCGACCGGTCCACCATCGCGGAGGTCATCAGCCGGCTCGGCCGCCGCGGGCTGCTGGACAAGGTCCGTGACCCCTCGGACGGCCGGCGCTTCCTGCTGCGGCTGACGGACGACGGGGTGCGCACCCACCGCAAGCTCACCGTGCGCACGGCCCGGATGAACCAGGTCTTCCTCGCCCCGCTCTCCGCCGAGGAACAGACCGTCTTCTTCGACCTCATCCGGCGGGTCGCGGACGCGGCCGAGGGGCTCCGCAATCCCGCGGAACCCCTCGTCGCACAAGGCTGACGGTGCTTTTCGGACCTCAGGCCGCCCTCGCGAACACCACCCACACCTGGCCCTCCGCGAAGTTCACCGGACTGCCGTCCGAGGTCGTGAACTCGGTGCCGTCCGCGGCCGTCGCGCGCTTCCAGTCGACGTCGTAGGCCCGTCCGTCGCGCAGCACCTTTGCCTTCCCCGAGCCCACCGTCTGGGTGTACGGCGTGTAGTTGCCGAGGGAGTCGTGGTACTCGGACTTGCGGATGTTCACGTACTGCACGACCACCGTCGCGGGCGCCACTCGCTTGCCGTCCGTCTGCACGGTCGGCGCGCCGTCCTGCGAGACCAGCCAGCGGTCCCGGCTCTCGGACCA of the Streptomyces sp. NBC_00287 genome contains:
- a CDS encoding MarR family winged helix-turn-helix transcriptional regulator, which encodes MAAVDLTTHPGHLARRLQQAHYLLWNTMVSEEITSPQFAVLNALVAEPGLDQRTVGERVGLDRSTIAEVISRLGRRGLLDKVRDPSDGRRFLLRLTDDGVRTHRKLTVRTARMNQVFLAPLSAEEQTVFFDLIRRVADAAEGLRNPAEPLVAQG